A window of the Cynocephalus volans isolate mCynVol1 chromosome 10, mCynVol1.pri, whole genome shotgun sequence genome harbors these coding sequences:
- the LOC134387553 gene encoding olfactory receptor 7G2-like, which produces MEPRNQTGVSEFFLQGLTEDPELQPLLCSLFLSIYLVTILGNLLIILAVISDTHLHTPMYFFLSHLSLADICLSTTTIPKMLLNIQTQNQSITYTGCLTQVCFVLVFAVLENFLLAAMAYDRYVAICHPLRYMNIMNPRLCGLLILVSLFLSVVNALLHTLMALRLSFCTHLGIPHFFCELAQVFKLACSDTLINNILLYLVASLFVGVPLCGIIFSYTQIVSSVLRIPSAGGKCKAFSTCGSHLSVVSLFYGTGFGVYISSAATESPRMIAVASVMYTVVPPMMNPFVYSLRNKDMNRALRKLIDRITSLLQLSPMI; this is translated from the coding sequence ATGGAACCCAGAAACCAAACAGGAGTTTCAGAATTCTTTCTCCAGGGACTGACAGAGGATCCAGAACTGCAGCCCCTCCTCTGCAGCCTGTTCCTGTCCATATATCTGGTCACCATCCTGGGAaacctgctcatcatcctggcCGTCATCTCTGACACCCatctccacacccccatgtacttcttcctctctcACTTGTCATTGGCTGACATCTGCTTAAGCACAACCACAATCCCAAAGATGCTGCTGAACATCCAGACACAGAATCAGAGCATCACTTACACAGGCTGCCTCACCCAGGTCTGCTTTGTCCTGGTTTttgcagttttggaaaattttctccTTGCagccatggcctatgaccgctatgtggccattTGTCACCCCCTTAGGTACATGAACATCATGAATCCCCGCCTCTGTGGTCTGCTGATCCTAGTCTCTCTGTTCCTTAGCGTTGTGAATGCCCTGCTCCACACTCTGATGGCGCTGCGGCTGTCTTTCTGCACACACCTGGGAATCCCccactttttctgtgaactcGCTCAGGTGTTCAAGCTGGCGTGTTCTGATACCCTCATCAATAACATCCTGTTATATTTGGTAGCTAGCCTATTTGTTGGTGTTCCTCTCTGTGGTATCATTTTCTCTTACACCCAAATAGTCTCCTCTGTTCTGAGAATCCCATCGGCTGGAGGAAAGTGTAAAGCTTTTTCCACCTGTGGGTCTCACCTCTCAGTTGTGTCCTTATTCTACGGGACAGGTTTTGGGGTGTACATTAGTTCTGCAGCTACTGAATCTCCCAGGATGATTGCAGTAGCTTCTGTGATGTACACTGTGGTCCCACCAATGATGAACCCCTTCGTCTACAGCCTGAGAAACAAGGACATGAACAGAGCCTTGAGGAAGCTCATTGACAGGATAACTTCTCTTCTGCAATTGTCTCCTATGATTTGA